Genomic segment of Thunnus thynnus unplaced genomic scaffold, fThuThy2.1 SCAFFOLD_97, whole genome shotgun sequence:
ccattcctcctcttgttcttcttcttcttcctcttcttcttcttcctcttcttcttcctcttcttcttcttcttccccttcttcctcttcttcttcctcttcttcttcctcttcttcttcttctttttcttcttcttcttcttcttcttcttcttcttcttcttcttcttcttcctcctcttcttcttcttcttcttcttctgtgttccctgtattttgacttttgattGAGTTTAATTAGTCTGACCAGCAGCTGATTTCTGGTCGGCATGTTACTTGTCCGCCAGTTATCGGTTGaatttctatgtaaaataatttaaagtccCATTCCACTTCTTCTTGTTCCATCagctggatgttgttctctctctgtgcagagtttgttttaccttcatctgctgaaagtttctgagctcattgaaaatccaattttaaggggcggggcctacgagcaggatgtgtgacatcacaaatagtttggagcgGTTCAGTATTCAACTGAcacagtgtgatgtggaaacttgaagcctccagtgaacaaacactgagatgaactttacagtgaaggaggaaacatctggtgtccagcaggaaaactttaaaaaccaacaaaatgtacagattcacagattctgcattttaatgaagaagaagaagaagaagaagaagaagaagaagaagaagaagaagaagaagaagaagatgtaatTTGAAAGAATTGAAAGTATTTTATCCTCAAACATTTCTCTTTAATAATACTGGAGATTACAGAACAAAAGGTTCCagttcattttaatatattcaaCTCTATCATACAGAACACCATTAAATCAATGTTAGTGATTGAGTCGCTACATGTTTGAATAGATTGattgaacattttattaaacTGGGATCAGATCTAACAGGATGTAATtatttctgtgacttcctgtaGACCTGAGGAACATTCAGTCTGAGAACAGTGAGCTCTGCTTTGCTACAGTTTCTGGGTTGAACAACATGTTTCCTCAAAAAGGTGTGAAACAGGCTTTGAGGTACATTTTCTAGTGTGTCAGAGGTGTTGCCCAATCAGCAACGACATGTGTATAAACCCCCTGTATTAAAAAAGCAACTTGGTAACACAACAGGGTGTTCAACGCACCATTGCttcctttaaataaatgttttcctgtgttttgtcgGGCTGAACGCGCTCATAGTGATGCTGCTGGAAactgtctgcagctctttgtcacttcctgctgctgctgtcacatgATCTCGTCCACGTTCCAGGTGAGGTGCAGTTCATCTCAAACGAGCCAATGGCAACAGGAGCTGATAGCAGGGACAGGTGAGCTCCCctctgctgattggctgagaagctgcagagaatgtaaatgtaaagaatGCTGCTCTACCTGTTAACTCAAACAGCTTCTCCACACAAACAGGTAAGAACAACGACATGACTCAGAAAATCACAGATACAACTTTAACTACAATGTAAATAATACAAGTTGTTAATAAATAGTTATTATCTACTTCTATCAGATCAACACTGAGACTGAGTCCGATTCACAGAACTTATTACTTCAAGTACTAATGTGGAAAAGCTCAACTTTTAGCTGAAGGAAGTAAAATCACTGAAGAGCTGAGAGCAGCTGACCAtctgcttttttctttaatgTCTTCTCAGAATCTTGCTGGTTAAAGTTTCGTTGGACGGCAGCAAACTGTAAAACTTGTTCAACAGGCTCGAAAAGAAATTCAAGGATTCAGTTTGAGCTTCCTCACAGAAAATGTCCTCGGATGTACAAACAAGAAGAGGGAGCATGGATTATCCACCTAAGTTTTCTGATTTAATGAAGGACCTTTCCCAACATGCAGCTTCATTTATCAAACTGTATAACATCAGGGAACCCAGGATGAGGCAGACTGTAGATGAGCTTCAGAAGATCACTGCTGAAGTCAAAAAGATGCATGAGAATTCAGAGGAGGGCAGATTTGCAGGAGTTGTTGGCTTTGCTGGATTGGCGATACTTGCAGCTCTGTTTACTGCAGGCTGGAGTTTAGTAATAACTGCTGGAGAAGCTGTTGTACTAATACTTtattttgcagcagcagcagcagcagcttgttttattgctgcagctgcttctgtttGGTTAAATGTAAACCAACCATCAGAAGAAAGTGTAAAGAAAGTAGAGACGTTGTTGGATGAGCTGCTGCAGGTTGTTGTATCTCTGCAGAGTGAGCTGGAGGAAATAAAGAAAGTGAGTGAagctctgcagagagaagcagctgCATCTGATGCAGAACATATTATCAGACTGGAAACACACTCAGAGAAACTGCTGGATGTTATCGCTCACATTAAAACCTCAGTGAGTGCAGACTGTGTTACAGACGCAGCTGATCAGTGTCAGAAGGTTGTTGATGGGTTTGAAAACATGAAGACACAACTGGAAGATTTCAGAGAAAAGCACTGAGAACATACAAACTGACCCACAGTGCAACTgaatgaagaagaaatgagtCAGTTATAAAGTCCTTGTTCACTCTGCAGCATCAAGATTCTGTTTAATATCTTCAGCTCTCAGTTACatttatgataataatgaagagaaacacatggactcatgttttatatgtgaaaTCTGATATTTGACTCATAAAGTTGATGTGTTTATTGTGATGATGTGTGTCTGGATTCAGTGTGACGTGATGATCTAGAAAGACTTCTGCTGGATTTACACATTAACGTCACGTCTGCTGCTGATCTAAACCAAGAATCTGATCGACTCATTAACACTTATCAAACCCACATTCGTCTCAACTACAAGGACTCATGATGGTTATCCTGATATTGTTTCATTATGTAGGTTGTTTGTTTAGTCCATAGTggctgaaaatgattttttggaGAATCGTTTGCTTGTATAATCtgtataaatgtttgtataatTGAGTTTTTGGTTGTTAGACTGACGCCTCTGACTACAGTCGCTGCAGCTGTTGGTAATCAGATGATTGATGATCTGTACTTCACACCTCTtctgaacaaacacacatttatcaaCCTTGAGAGATTTCACCTCtcactgttgtatttttgtattcatCACGTTAGTATAACTGtatgattaaaaaacaatattttttaatgttttatattgaaCTTGATTCCAGATGTTAGTGTATGTAAAGAAAAGATTAATAAAAGCAGATATGTGGTGAAGTTAATCTGTGATAACTTTGGTTATTCTTCTTACTAAATTATATCTTTGTACTATAAAATAGAACAAagtgaagaagagagaaggCAAAGTTGTAACTGATAGAACTGCAGATTAATATCTATAAGTGCTGCATGGAAAATGAATGATCTACACAGTGATGAGTCCAGGAGGAAGGTTGAAGTGGACTCTTCTAAGCTCTAATGTAGAGTCTAGTTTGACTTTATGTGAGTGTAGATTGAACTGTCGTCATCTGTCTGTACATcacacacatcagtgagtcCTAACATAAAGTCCTGAATATGTTTCTGTGTTGAAAGCTGTTGAAATGTGAGTCAGTCAGATAAAGTTCAGCTCACTGCAGGTgaactgtttcatttttattatttgatagacacaataaaacagtttttttatatttagcaAACATCTCTGGAATAAAATACAGTCAATGtgaagttttaaatgtttatttctcaaacacatctgcagtaaaaacatggaactaTTAACAGTttacagagaagaaagaagcaAGATCTGTGAAATCAAAGCAGAAATCTTTTGGTTCtgagtttgtaaatgttaatgagtaataaaaagactgtaacgttgaaagatatctacttgatttgactcatttggacgctgaagcttcatattagcttcagataaactttaaatacatttttgtcctccatcacttccattgtaaggtcattatgaagggatcttctaatggtcagtatgaacaggaggaatgattacagcaagaaaaacagctttaatgttcatttgatgactgactgttggtttatgACTCACTGGAAACATGGTGAACTCGTCCTGAATCCTCCAAGTCTGTCACCACTATGACAAACTGTAACCTTTCATTTCCTAATTGAATTGGTTGAAACCTTGAACTGAACAACGTGGAGCTGAAAATAAAGCTGAGAGATAAAGACTTACATTTATTCTATATGAGCCCCTTAATGGAGttaaataacataatgataTCTGTACAAACATTTTGGTTTATTGCTATAATATAAATCTGGAACAATGTGTACTTTCACTGTGTGTGAAGCATTAATGCTTTTTATAATCAGCCTGCTGAATATGTGTCTAATATTAACCCGTGTGGCATCCTGAGCTCTGCAAACAGACATTAAGATGACATTTATTGTTTAATCTCTGATCAACTCAGATTCCAGATCGACCTCTGCTGTGATGCAGACGACCCTCGTTTCCATGACGACACTGATGGAGCTGTTGTCGTGTGCAACTCAAAGACTGCTGGTCGCTGGGGTGATGAAAGAAGGGAAATACACCACAACACGGGGCCGCAGACGTCGAGGTGAAGAGATGTGACTACAAGAAGTGAAGATGTGTGAACTTTGTGAAAGTGATGTAGAAGATTTggctacattttaaaaacttcaaGGGTCCGTTTGCCCAAAATCACAGAGAATATATTTCCTTTCTTCCCTCCAGACAAGCTGATAGTTTGAGTTTAGTTTGGAGATGTTTTGAGATAAATGTGTCAGAGGTTTGTTACTAAAGTAGAAAGACTTTTACTTTATAagcatcttttctgttttagatTGTGTTGAAGCTGGATGGAGACGTGTTTGAAGTTTAGCTTCCTGATGGACAGGAAGTCCAGTTCCTGAACCGTGTTGACATGGACGTCATCAGATACATCAGAATCACAGGAGACCTCAAACATCTGCTGAGACTCATCTGCTCTCACACAGGCTGTGTTCATCAGTTTGGTTAAAGACTGTCAGTTATTGTCAGAAACATGAATCATAAAGAGATGTAGATGTTCAGACTGAAGTATTTCCTGCTGtgcaacacaaaataaaatgtttaaattcaaatgatcttcttttgttgtttttgaagcTTAATCCTGATTTAAAGACCAGCTCATTTTGATCCAACGTAAATATTAAAATGGTGATTAAAATAGTGCAGATTTTAACAATAGTTAGTGAAAACAATAGTGATGACAATATGAGGTCACATTTATGTCTCTGATAAATATAAACTGATTtactttaaaatagtttttgctgaaagtgaataaaatatttctatCTGATGCAGAGaagttcagtttcagttcttaaaaagaaattattcaatttaatcactaaatagtgaataaattaaagaaaattaaataacaacCTGGATGTGGAAGCTTTGAGTGTTTCTCCAACAGCAGaaggctgtttgtgtttgtgctgaacaaaagtttgACTGAAGCAGATCTCTTTATATAATTATGTTCTCAGTATAATAATTGTCTAATATTAATTGTATTTGAGCAGCGCAGTGATCAGTCTGACCCATCAGAGGAGGGAAGAGAACAGCTGGACAATCACATCTTATATCACAGCTACCTGTCATACTGTTAGTAGATAAACGCTTGAAAACAACTCAAACTTCCTTTATTCTACAACACaccaaatgtttatttaataatatgatATTCATGCAGTTAAAGGTGATACTTCATGTTGTCAGATTTGTTGCTGGTTTTTGAGATGTGCAGCATCACatgatacaataaaaaacacctgaatgtggaaaaatacacaaaagcaTAAACAGTCTGTGGTCTATAGCAGGTGTTTAATGAGTTAATACAGACTTTCATTTCAGAAACATTAATCTGGTCCTTCAGCAGATATGAAGAATTAGTTTTTATTATGAATCATTATGCTTGTTGATaacatacttttatttttgttctgtcGCTGAATGATCAatttaataaatgatgaaatctttagaaatgttaaaataattgaCACAGTTTACATAAACTCTGGATGTTCAAAGAGctaaaacagagcagaagtTCActgaaaactataaaaacattaatatacatataataaCAGAATGGttgaaaacagataaacattACACAACTGAACATGTCAAATACTTAACAAACATATATCATCttcattaattattcattaattatgtTTGATAATACTTGATAATGACTcaacttaaatgtttttatgttgtaagTTTCTGCAGATTTctttgacatgattttttttgacatttttgattatTAAACAGATCAAAATAGTTTCTTACAACATGCGTCTCATCAAACATCACAAATCTGAACTTTAAACTTCATGTGTtctgatttaattaaaatatccTTTGACTCATCTTATACAACACAAAGTAGATACATCAATCCTCTttctttgaaaaacaaataaacaaacaaacaaacaaacaacatattctgttctgcttttatatttatattttaaactatCAGCATTTCCAGACTAACTGACTTTGTAGATgataaattaatgttaattaatgttaagtttttatgaaacacaaaatccttcaaatagtttttgttgttttgttttacgtGTTGATTTCAATCAGATGTTTGTTCAGCAGTCAGAAAGCTTCCTGTTTGTATTagttcactgactgttcacATTTATTACTCACATATAAATTCACCTGTCAATCATAACATCAACATAAACCTGAAAACACTGTTTTGTAGCACTTTGGTTGATCAAACAGAACAGTATCATATTTTCAGCAGAGTtgtagttgtgttgtgttgactcactcacacatttCATCCAGACTTTTAATGGCTTCTTCTTTAGAGTATTTTCTCCACTCGCTGGGAATTTCACCTCTGTCCTGGAATTTTAACGTGTAGTGGTCTTCCAGCTGCTCCTGAAATCGACACACAAACCATTTCCAGTATGGCAGCTTAGACTCATCAGGGGTAATTCTCCAGTTAGCATATTCTGGACCAGCAGTTCGGTAAAGTTTATAGGGAATGGACTCTTCTGAGTCATGACGACGGTAAAAACATCCATCACTTGCAACGTTTGTTGTGCAGAAATCAATACTCATCTCCACTGTGTTTCTGTAGTGCTCACCAATGATTGCACCTGGTCGATGAAATGGTGTGCTGTGATCATCAGGACTGTGATCTTCCAGGGTGTTGGTACAAACAGCTGCACAGAACGGACACGTTACCCAACAGCAGTTACACAGCTGATCAATGAGGATTTGATCTGGCTTCAGTCTGAATTCCTTCATCTTATCCAATGAGAGGCTGCTCAGCTCTTCAATGATGGATGCAAGTCCTTTCTCTATCGCGTCTTTAAGaaagtcaaaatgttttatgtcacTGAAATTTTGAGAACTAATCCTGTCGAATGTTAGCTCATCTTCTAGCAAACTGGAAAATTCCTTCAGCCACATGTCAATGTCTCCTCTCTGAGTTTTGACTTTCTCTGTTGCAGTGAACAAAGCTCGACTCACAAGTTTATTGATGTCTTCAACATTTTTCTTGAGTATCTTCAGTGctttatctttgtgttttgtgaagaTGTATTTCTCTACTTCCTCTTTTATAAAACTCTCCGTTTGGTCTCTTGGGTGATAAATGTAGTTGATGAGACCATCAAAGTCTTCTTTCTCTGCCAGTGACTTCAACACATGTTTCTCCAAGTCCAGCCTGTTCCCATTGAATGCTGGGAAACGGCACTTCATCTCTACAGCGAGATCAATGGTGGTCTTGTTACAAACAGCTTCAACAGTAGAAACCTTCAGTTTTTCACAGATCAGTTCTCCAAGAACAACAGCAGAAGAGTTTCCTTTGAAGAAGCTTTTGAAAATGTAgtaatgttgtattttcttgCTTTCTACATAAGTGAGTGCATCATTGTTCTTCTTGAATGTCTTGTGGGACTCTGAAATCCAACTTCCTGTCTtgtcaaacacatacagtaagagATCGACTGTAAACTCCTTCTTAAGAACATATTTCCTCTTTGATTCAAACTTTGTCACTTTCTCTTTGACATTCTTGGCCACTTCCTGCAGGTAAGTGAGACTGTAGCCTCTTGTAGCTACAGGTTTGCTCTTAATTAAACTAAGGGACTGTTGTTCAACATCTTCAATGAAGGATCTGATCAGGTTTTGTTCTTCATACTGAAGGGACATCCTTAAGTAATGTAGCACTGTTTTAGCTGCTTGAGATACCAGATCACGGCTCTTCTTTGGGGTCACATAATGAAGATAATCTCCAATCTCTGATATCTTTTTGTATCTGCCGCAGGTTTTGGATTCATGTATAAGACTCCATTCAATACCAAGTTCTTGCAGGATAGTAGACTGGTCCTCTTCCAACTTGATGTCCTCAATAGGTTTTATGTCTCCAGTTAACTCAGTAACCCAGCTGCTCCAAACACTGTTGAACTGCTTTTCCAGTTCCTTTTCATCTCTGGTCTTGTCTTTTAACTGATGAGCGAGTTCTTTGCTCTTTTGTAGCAGCTTGTTCTCAAACTCTGTTTTCTTGTCATCCATCTTTTTACAAGCCTTCTTCTGCTGGATGACGTCCAGTTTTCTTTTAACTTCTCTCACCTGATCATCATGAAACTCTTTGATTTTGATTTCAAATCGTCTTCGCCACTGAGCCaacatttctttgtctctgtcatcATCAAAGAACGTTTTCATCCCTTTTTTGATTTCTTCATATGTTTTGCTCATTTCTTTATGAAGATAACTGATCTCAACCTTGTCAAGTTTTCCATATTCAATTCTGGTATGAAGCTGGTTCTCAATCATCAACATGTTGCTCCTCAGGGTCCAGGTCCAGTTCCCATACTGGACTTCAAGTTTTCTGTACACTGAAATTTCCTGTGTGTTTCTGAAGCTGAACACAAAGTGTTCATTCATCAGGGCATTCCACAGGTCCTTTATGTTGCTTTTGAACTGTGAGAGAGTCGTCTCAGCAGACTGTGATGCTTTTGAGAGGATGAAGTTCTTCAGTTCTTGGACGCTTTCACTATAACCTGGATTTGGAGGAGCCATGGGTGGACTTCCCTCCCACAGTTGGGCAAAGTATTTCACATCTTCCTTCACATCAAATGAGATAACGTCACTGAAGCAGTCAGCATCACAATCCTCCTCTTTAGCAGCCAGTTTGGCCATCTGGTCCAGTTTTTCTTGCAGTCGTCTCTTTCCATCCatgtttttctctgcagctgaaATATCTGCAACATTCTggtgaacaaacacacaacttgGAGAAAGTTTAACTTTCTTCATCCTCATGAAAGCCTGAACAACAATCTGCAGGATATCTGACATATCAGCTGGATTCTCTCCATAGATGTTGATCAATGTCATGTTTCCCAGACCAACCACAAATGTTGCCAGTTCATTGTCGTGGTGAACAGTGGTGTTACCTGCCAACTCAAGAGCACGCAGTCCTTCAGTGTCCACCACTAGAACGTAGTCAAACTGAAAGtctttcttcatctcctctgacACTTTGACCAGCTGCATGAAGGCACCCCTGGTGCACCTGCCAGCACCAACTGCAAACTGTAACCCAAACATGGCATTCAGCATGGTTGATTTTCCACTGCTTTGTACACCCagaactgacaaaacaaaaactctctGATCTCCCAGTTTCATGATGACTTCATCTAACAGACTAGAGATCCATGTTAAAGGCACATGACCTGCATCACCATCCATCAGCTCCATTGGATGTCCTGATATCATCAGCTCTGCAGCCAGCTCAGGATATTTACACCAGTCAGTCTTTCTTTGGTTCTGCAGAGATTTATGGGCTTCATAGATCTGTCCAATTTCTCTGAAGATGTGCTCTAAGCAAAAAGTAGCTGACTGTAGTTCTGCTGATATTTCCTCAAGCTGAGTTTGCTTCTTTGTTAGCTGATCAGATTTGTCATGTTTCTTCATCAAATCCAAGATTTCAGACCACTTTTCATCATACTTCTGGATAATTGAAGACAGATCATCTGTGGAGAGAGCATCTAGCAAGATCTGAATCCATTTCAGgaaatattttctctcctctgatgGCAGAGACGAGAGGCTTCCAATGAACAACTTGATCAGGTCACTACGGGAAGCAGCACATTGTTCTCGACGTATTCCCTCCAGTTCCtgttgtattttacatttcttcttctcaATGTTCCCTTTGAGGCGATACTGTTCCTTGTTTATTTTGCACCAGTCGTGCCACAGTTTGCCTTGACAAGGCAGAAATTCATCTTTGATCTTTAAAACATCCATCCCTTTAAGTAAATTCACTATTTTCATTGCAgcagattttccttttttgcagACTGTGTCATCTTCATCCACTCTGATTCCAGAGACCTCAGCCATGGTTTCTAGCTGGAAGGATGAATGTGGTCCAGACAAAATGTTTCCAATGATTCCTTTCAGTTCTTCAGAAACATCTGAGCAGCTTCTGTCTTTCAGACCCATTTTGTATTTTCCCTCTTTGATCTTAACTGCACCACAGTCATTATCAACAATGAGACAAATGAGAGGTTTTGAAGACTTGAGAAGGTCTGAGATAACTGTAGTACTTCTGTCACCTCTCTCCAGAGTTGGTAACAGAACAACATTGACTGAAGATTTTTCCATCAGTATTTCACGCTGTTTCTCAATCACCAGAGCATCACCATGAAGATTACAGAAGGCAATGCAGTCAGTGAAGGCATCATTGGGTTTTCCAGCTGGGCAGTACCATGCTATCTCTGCCACACCGTCCATCAGATGGCGAGATTTGGTGCTTACTGGGCAGTTTCTGTGGAAGAAGGTGCTGTGACAGTCGTTGATCAAAGTGTTCATCAGCTGAGATTTAGACACTGATAGTGAACCAAGACGCAAAAATGACACCATGGGCGTCTCAGCTTTGCAGATGGGCATACTCTTCCTGGTGACAACGTTGGAATCACCTTTGGTTTGAGTTATCTTCCAGCTTTTTGCTATTTGTCTGAATGTCCACAGAGGACACTCGATATCCATTGTGACGGGGTCGGGAACAAGCAAAGGTAAGGCGTACTGACACTGTGAGAGCTTTGTAATCATGATCTGCTTAAGGAAGCTGTCTGAGCAGTGAAATACTGACATTTGAACATCCATTGGATGCACATGAaactgttttgtctgatcataGTCAACACTGGTGCTAAAAAGAGCATCGAAATCATCGAAATCATCTAAATCATCAAGCACCGGATCACGTGTCACCTCAGGACTGTCTTGTCTTACAGGAATGTATCTGGCTCTGTAGTCTAACATCATCAGCTTCTGAAGAAACGTGTGAGCTAGATCTTTCTCAGATGtgtcatgatgatgttttacagGTGGAACTATTTTAAGAAAGTCAGCTGGTGTTAACTTCTGTTCATATTTGTCTAGAAGGTGAAGTCTGCTGAgcagtgtttctgtttctgtttgttgcttCTTCCTGTTTCCCTCTTCAGAAATGTTCACTGACTGCTGtaaataacagataaaaaacattactgtatgtaaaaacatattaatataatcatatagatataaaataaatagtcCTTAAGATCTTGTGAATTATATTTTGAGCTTCTTACCTTCTCCTTGTTTCCGTCCATATCGGTACCTATAATACAATAGAGAGCTGCATTATTAGAGGAACACAGCAAAGTGTTGTGTTGTCGTCATTCTTCTCTGAGTGTTCAGCAGAACCAGCTTTATTCACTGGATCACACTGACAAAATGTGAATAATGTGATTTCATCCACATGGTTAAAGCATTTGAGATGACGAATGTCTTATTCAGTGGTAACTGAGCTGCAAGATAAATGTACGACAATAATAATCCACAACCCACAGTGATGATCCACTGATTAAACACTGAAACTTTTTACTCAGAATAACACAACAGCAaaggtaaaaaacaaacaaacgttgGATTTGTAACCATCCAcagtttgttgtatttgttaattttctgagttaatttcattttaatgctgcaggtgattttaatgtttgaaGCTACACAACATTACCTCCATCATCACcaacatgacaataaaaatagataatCTGTCAGTGTGATCCACAACGAACCATACCAAAAACCTTTGCTGCTTTGTTGACATTAGTGCTAATATACTCTTGTGGTGGAAAATTCATTAAGCAATGtagttgttttttaattatgtgtTGAAAGtttatgatgtgatgtgatacatctaaacacacatacattcttTAATTACATGTATATTCATGTATTCTTAGTGTACTAGGAATGTGTTGATTTATGGATTGCTTTATTTCATGTCCTTTCAGTCTATATAGTctcttttaagtaaaaatagaaGGGGAATTTGATCCTCTCTAGGGGCAGAAAGCTCCTTCACCAGACAAAATCAATAAACCTGTGAGCTAatctttaatattattatagcTAGTGATATTTTAGGGGAGTTTCTGAGATAAATAAGAAAAGACTGATGAGATTTATGAAAAAGCATCAGGAGACGTGTTCATCTCTAAAGTTTAAATGACACTGTATTGCCTGACAATGTCAGTTGCCACTTTGATAATTCAATAAAAACCTTCTACTTTTCTGACAACTTTGCCCCtcaacagtttttgttttccaaaagtTCATTTATTTGTCACCACACTCTCACATAGTAATTAAAATACTTCACAAACttaatcattttattgtctGTGGGAACAGCATTAAATGACCTTATAAGTACCTGTGTAAGTTCTCCAGAATCTGTCTCTGTGGAAGTCAAAGGCTACGATTAGAAATCACCAGACCGTCTAATttcaaaggttttaaaaaaaaaaatcacctattagttatttaatttaagttaaatattttttgacctgTAGCAGGTCGGGTACAGTAGATGGCACCGATCTCTGGGACTTTGTGAAGCTACataacatataaatacacagtCTCTCTCCCCTACACACTTACTCAccccccaacaaacacacactctcttcaCTActatacaatatttatatttttatcagaAGTATTGATCATCCATCACTTATGTGCAATATAATCTACGTTTGTATGCCTGTATTTTAGTTCATCTCTCTCAtatgtttctcttctctccccatttttaaaataattgtaaatattttattttatacccTAATTGTAGCTACAGCTCAAAGAAGCCAAATTTGCCTTCAGTGTTTCCATCTGCTGTGTTGaatgtgacaataaaagctCTTGAATATTGAGTCTCTTGTTTTCTGCCTTTCCAGTGACCCAGGAGTCACATAAAGGATTccacatgtgtgttttgttgtctggTCTGCAGGATGGAGTCATGACTGGACTTGaacaagagaagaaaataaatcactgaTAAACCTACAGTGCTGAATCCACAaggcag
This window contains:
- the LOC137178775 gene encoding interferon-induced very large GTPase 1-like isoform X2, with the protein product MADREELLKTLKELGDEEFKKFKRHLQQLNIPGGSSVIPKSDLEKADRSDAVDKIVETYNQQSVEVVRKILKKINRNDLVEKLSNTNTGAHGTDMDGNKEKSVNISEEGNRKKQQTETETLLSRLHLLDKYEQKLTPADFLKIVPPVKHHHDTSEKDLAHTFLQKLMMLDYRARYIPVRQDSPEVTRDPVLDDLDDFDDFDALFSTSVDYDQTKQFHVHPMDVQMSVFHCSDSFLKQIMITKLSQCQYALPLLVPDPVTMDIECPLWTFRQIAKSWKITQTKGDSNVVTRKSMPICKAETPMVSFLRLGSLSVSKSQLMNTLINDCHSTFFHRNCPVSTKSRHLMDGVAEIAWYCPAGKPNDAFTDCIAFCNLHGDALVIEKQREILMEKSSVNVVLLPTLERGDRSTTVISDLLKSSKPLICLIVDNDCGAVKIKEGKYKMGLKDRSCSDVSEELKGIIGNILSGPHSSFQLETMAEVSGIRVDEDDTVCKKGKSAAMKIVNLLKGMDVLKIKDEFLPCQGKLWHDWCKINKEQYRLKGNIEKKKCKIQQELEGIRREQCAASRSDLIKLFIGSLSSLPSEERKYFLKWIQILLDALSTDDLSSIIQKYDEKWSEILDLMKKHDKSDQLTKKQTQLEEISAELQSATFCLEHIFREIGQIYEAHKSLQNQRKTDWCKYPELAAELMISGHPMELMDGDAGHVPLTWISSLLDEVIMKLGDQRVFVLSVLGVQSSGKSTMLNAMFGLQFAVGAGRCTRGAFMQLVKVSEEMKKDFQFDYVLVVDTEGLRALELAGNTTVHHDNELATFVVGLGNMTLINIYGENPADMSDILQIVVQAFMRMKKVKLSPSCVFVHQNVADISAAEKNMDGKRRLQEKLDQMAKLAAKEEDCDADCFSDVISFDVKEDVKYFAQLWEGSPPMAPPNPGYSESVQELKNFILSKASQSAETTLSQFKSNIKDLWNALMNEHFVFSFRNTQEISVYRKLEVQYGNWTWTLRSNMLMIENQLHTRIEYGKLDKVEISYLHKEMSKTYEEIKKGMKTFFDDDRDKEMLAQWRRRFEIKIKEFHDDQVREVKRKLDVIQQKKACKKMDDKKTEFENKLLQKSKELAHQLKDKTRDEKELEKQFNSVWSSWVTELTGDIKPIEDIKLEEDQSTILQELGIEWSLIHESKTCGRYKKISEIGDYLHYVTPKKSRDLVSQAAKTVLHYLRMSLQYEEQNLIRSFIEDVEQQSLSLIKSKPVATRGYSLTYLQEVAKNVKEKVTKFESKRKYVLKKEFTVDLLLYVFDKTGSWISESHKTFKKNNDALTYVESKKIQHYYIFKSFFKGNSSAVVLGELICEKLKVSTVEAVCNKTTIDLAVEMKCRFPAFNGNRLDLEKHVLKSLAEKEDFDGLINYIYHPRDQTESFIKEEVEKYIFTKHKDKALKILKKNVEDINKLVSRALFTATEKVKTQRGDIDMWLKEFSSLLEDELTFDRISSQNFSDIKHFDFLKDAIEKGLASIIEELSSLSLDKMKEFRLKPDQILIDQLCNCCWVTCPFCAAVCTNTLEDHSPDDHSTPFHRPGAIIGEHYRNTVEMSIDFCTTNVASDGCFYRRHDSEESIPYKLYRTAGPEYANWRITPDESKLPYWKWFVCRFQEQLEDHYTLKFQDRGEIPSEWRKYSKEEAIKSLDEMCE